Part of the Candidatus Binatia bacterium genome is shown below.
GATCCGAACACGGCATTATAGTTACATGACCGAAAAAGCCTACGTCGGCTGGATCAAGAGATTCATCTTCTTCCACAACAAGCGCCACCCGGCGGAAATGGGAGAGGCGGAAATCGCTCAGTTCCTTTCGGCTCTCGCCCAAGAAAAGCATGTCAGCGCCTCCACGCAGAACCAAGCATTGAATGCGCTCCTGTTTCTTTATCACGAGGTCTTAGGAAAGGAGATCGGTTACATAAACGGTGTCGTCCGGGCGAAAAGGCCGATCAGATTGCCGGTTGTGTTGACCCGTCAGGAAGTCAGGTCTATTCTCGGCTGCCTCGACGGCTCGTCAGAAAGGGGTCAAGTCCGCTCTTAGCTCTTTACGCACCGAGAATGGGGGTGGAGTGGGTCAAGGGGAGACTTGGTGACGGAGCCAGGGTCGAGGAGGAAAAGCCTGAGTCCCGCAGGGTATTTGGGTTAGGGATTGAACCGATTGCCCGGATAACGGCTAGGGTGTACGGTAAGCCCTTGGAGGAGCTACGGAGAAAGCGACGAGGTGAGGAGAACGAGGCACGGTCGATGGCGATGTATCTGTGTCGGAGCTTGGGCGGGCACAGGCATAGCGAGATCGGCAAGGAGTTCGGTTTAGAGAAGAGTTCATCGGTGAGTTTAGCCTGTTTGCGGATGAAGGTGAGAGTGGGGGTAGAGAGAAAGCTGGCCCGGGAGAGCGCGCAGAATTGAAGAAGAGCTGGTAAAGAGCCAAGGGCGGACTTGACCCCATTCTCGCTCCTGACCCCATTCTCGCTCCATTCTCGCTGACCCCATTCTCGCCATTCTCGCGTACTCCATTTCATAGCCAGTAGTAACATCGCGCTACGCGGTTTAGTCCAACACGTTTTATCCCTAATGCCGCTGACTGGATATCGTCGCACCTCCGTCGAGTGACCGTGTTATGAAACCAAGGGCCAAGTTCACCGACCTCCAAGGGCAGTATCTCGCATTCATCCAAACATACACGACGCTGCATGGTGTAGCTCCGGCGGAAGCCGACATGCAGCGCTTCTTTCGCGTAACGCCGCCCGCGGTTCATCGCATGGTGCTGGCGCTGGAACAGCGCAAACTTCTTGAGCGTGTTCCTGGCCGGAGCAGGAGCATTAGACTCCTACTATCTTCGGACGAGATTCCGAAGCTTGAGGGGCGTGGAACAGACGGCGCCTTCTAACCCGCCGCTTGAGCCTATGATTGATTATGGCATTTCATCATCACGTTTTCGACAACGGCTCAGCGGCATCTCGTAATCGGACCGCTGCGACGCCGGTAATGAAACGCAGTGACGGTGGAAATGTCTCCAGCAAGGTTGAGACGCATGGTTTAGTCGTAGGGTCGCTCGCTTGGGCTTCGCCCATCCGCTTATCGCGGCGCGGGATTAAAACTTCCGCCGCCCCATTAGATTGCTCAGGCAGCCCGAGAAGTGGAAATGATTCTGGAAAGTTCGCGGTCTGAGATTCCCAGAGCGAGGAGAGATCGGATCAACAGGTCCAATGAAACGGATGGGTCACCCGCCTCCATCTTGGCGACGCGCGACTGGCTCGATTTGAGCAACTTTGCAAGGTCCCCTTGGGAGAGCCGATTGCGCTGTCGGCGCTCTCGCAGACCTTCGGCGAGCCGTATCTTGAGCTCGATGTATGCGGATTCCTCGCTGGAAAGCCGGAGAAACTCCTTGACGCTTCCGATCTTCCAGCCTTTAGCTTCCAGTCGTCTTTGCCTCTCTTCACGCATTTTCATACTCCTTAAGTCTTCTCTTGCATGCTTGAACGACGTCCCTCGGTGTCTTCGAGGTCTTTTTGCTGAAAACTTCCAAGATCACGACGGTATCCGACTCGATTCGGTACATGATCCGCCACGTGGCGTCGACGTCGCTGATGCGCAGCTCGTGGCACCGCAGTCCAATCGTTGGCATGGGCCTTGAGTGCGGCATTCCAAGCATCTCGCCCCTTTGCAACCGTCGCAGGAGATATCCCGCCTCCACTCTGGCAGGTTGGGAGAAAGGTGGGGTTTAATTTCTCCGTGCAGCCAGACAAGAGGTTTGTCGCTCGGGCTCACTGAGAAAGTATATGTCAGATCCGACATGGCGTCAAATAGAGAACCTAAGTCTTTAGTTTCAGACCGATCGCTTATAGCGCCGGCTGAGCTTAGCGTTTAGAGATAAAGCCAGAATACGATATATGCGGAGGTGTGCGGGAGAAAGTACTGTCTAAGACGAGCATGATTTTCCCGCCTGCTTGCCTCTCCTCCGCAAATAGACTAGCTTTACAATCGGAGGTCGAAAAAATGTTCGGCATCGGCATGCCGGAGCTGATTTTGATTCTGGCGCTGGCCCTGATCGTTCTCGGGCCGAAGAAACTGCCGGAAATCGCGCGCGCACTCGGCAAAGGACTTTCCGAGTTCCGCCGCGCTACCGACGAGCTGAAAGACGAGTTGCGCCAGGTGGATCTAGAGAACGAGCCGTCTCCGAAAAAACCGCACCCGGCCGAAACTTATTCGACAGAAAGCGCAGAGTCCTCCCCTTCGCCTTCCGCCGGCCAGGCACCTCCCGCCGACCAGAGTGAAAGAAAACCAGGCTAGCGCGCATCTCGAAGACGCCCGGATGCCGCTCACCGGGCACTTGCAGGAGCTGCGCTCCTGTCTGGTTAAATCCGTCCTGGCGCTGTTTGTCGGCTTCGCCGTCTGCTACGCCAACGTTGAAAAACTTTTCTTCTACCTCACCGTGCCGCTGACCCGCATCGAAAGCCCGGGTCTCACTCTCATCGGCACGGCGGTGGTCGAGGCGTTCTTCACCAAGTTGAAAGTGGCTTTCATCGCCGGGCTGTTCATCGCGCTGCCCGTTATCCTGCGCCAGATCTGGCGCTTCGTCGCGCCCGGGCTCTACGAGCACGAGAAACGCTACGCGCGGAACTTCGTGTTCTTCGGGACTTTGTTCTTTCTGCTCGGCGCCTGGTTTTGTTACAGCGTGGTTTTCCAGTTGGGATTTGAATTCATGCTCCGTCGCTACGAGGCCATCCAGGTGCGGCCGGCCATCCGGATCGGCGAGTATCTATCGTTCGCCGCGGAGCTGATGCTTGCCTTCGGCGTCGTTTTCGAGCTGCCGGTGGTCGCCTATTTTTTGACGCGCATCGGCCTGATCGACCACGCCTTCCTGATGCGCCACTTCCGCTACGCCGTGGTCGTCATATTTATTCTCGCCGCCGTGCTCACGCCGCCCGATCTCGTCGCCCAGGTTCTGCTCACGGTTCCTCTCATGATTATCTACGGCGTGAGCATCGGCGTGGCGTATTTCGCAAGGAAAAGAAGCTGAGAAGCCTTCAGCGATCAGCGAACCCTCACCCTTGCCCTCTCCCTCAGGGAGAGGGCAAGGGTGAGGGAAATCGCTCTGAGCTGAAAGCTGACGGCTGACAGCTTATTTGCTTTCGCTGCTGTTGTTGTTGGACGGAGCGTCGTCGTTGATGAAGACGCAGGCGGCGAAGACGGTGGTCCAGAGCCCGTCTTTGTTGCCGATCGCGGACTGGGTGATGTTGGTCGTGCGGACGATCTTTTCCGACATCTTGAAGAGCTGCTCGCGCTCGTCCCAGGCGGTGTCGGGATTGAACTCGATGCCGAGAGTCGTCGCCAGCATGCTCGCGGCGAGGTCTTCGGCGTATTCTCCGGCCTTCTCGTCGGTCTCGCCGAAAGAATGGTGCTCGGAGAGATAGCCGTGCTGGTTGTCGTCGGCGGGGATCGCAACTCCGACCGAAGCGGCCACGAGCCGGTTCGGCTCGTTGGTGCTCTCGCGATCGTAAACGCAGAAAACGATCTCGCCGGGACGCAAGAGCTTCACGCCTTCTTCTTTGGATATCCGCTTACAGCCCGGAGGATAGATGCTGGAGACGAGCACGAGATTGCAATAGGCGAGACCGGCGGTGCGCAGCGCTAACTCAAAAGAGGCGAGCTTTTCCTTGTGGACTCCGACTCCTTTGGTGAAAAAAACTTTCTTTGGAACCATTTTTTTTCGTGTATAGCATTAAAAAACTTTCGTGACAACAAATTTCTTGGCCGCGGGGAAAAAATTATTCCACCACCGCCAGAACCGCTCCCGCCTCGAGCGCGTCTCCCGTCTTCACCCTCACCTCTTTCACCTCGCCGTCGATCGGGCAGCGCACCTCGTTTTCCATTTTCATCGCCTCGACGATCACCAAGCCCTGCCCGCGCTCGACCTTGTCCCCCTCCGAAACCAGCACGGCGATGACTTTGCCGGGCATCGGGACCGAGACGTTTTGGCGTCCTTGGAGTTGAATCCCCGATTGCAACCCGCCGACGCGCATTCGCCTCTCATCCAGCAGGTCGATGTGGTAGCTTCTCCCATCGACCAACACCCGGTACTCGTCCTCCATAATATCGACGTCCACCTCGAACGAGCGGTTGTCGACGATCAGCGAATAGTTGCTGAGTCCGGTCTTTTTGCCGTCGACCACGAACTCAGTGCCGTCCACCGCGACGCGATAAAGCGACTTGCCGATCTCCTCGATCTCGACGGTGTAGGTCTTCTCCCCGAGGCGCGCAATAAAAGCCATCTTGCCCTAGCTCCCCGACCCTTCCCAATTTTCGATTTTAGATCCTTCGACTTCGCTCAGGACAAGTTTTGGATTTTGGACTTCGTCGTGAGCTCAGTCGAACGATTGAATCGAAAATCTAAAATCGTTAGCTTTTCCATCCTTTTCCCGGCGTTCCGGGAATCGACCGCAGCGACGTCTTTCTCCCGCTGTCGCGCCAGCGAGATTTTTCCGCCGCGCCCCTTTGCACGAGAAGCACCGTGCGCTCCTGCTCGCGCCGGAGCGCCGCGATCGCCGCCGAGGCGAGGGCGATGTCCTTATGCGGCAAGATCTCCTCCTTGCGCATATAGCGGTACTCTTCGTCGATGAATCCGGTGTTGAAATTTCCCGCCATGAAGCGCGGATGGCGGAGAATCCACTGGTGAAACGGGATGTTGGTCTTGATGCCGCGGATCTGATACTCGCGCAGCGCGCGGCGCATGCGCACGATCGCCTCGACCCGGTCCTCGCCCCATACGATCAGCTTGGCGATCATCGGGTCGTAGTGGATCGGCACCTCGTCGCCTTCGTACACGCCGCAATCGTTGCGCACGCCGAGGCCTTCGGGAAGGCGCAGCCCTTCGATCCTGCCGGGGCAGGGCATGAAATCGTTTTCCGGGTCCTCGGCGTAAATGCGGCACTCGATCGCGTGGCCCGTGGGGCTGATGTGGCGCTGGCGCCAGGGAAGATAACCGCCGGCGGCGATCTCGATCTGCGCCTTGATCATATCGATTCCGACCACCCGCTCGGTCACCGCGTGCTCGACCTGAAGCCGCGTGTTCATCTCCAGGAAGTAGAAGTTCATATTCCGGTCGAGCAAGAATTCGAGCGTGCCGGCGCCGACGTAATGCACCGCGCGCGCGCCTTGAATCGCGATCCGGCCGATGTTGCGCCGCGCCTTGTAATCCAGGGCCGGCGCGGGGCATTCCTCGATGATCTTTTGATGGCGCCGCTGGATCGAGCACTCGCGGTCGTAAAGATGAACGACTTTGCCGTGTTGGTCGGCGAGGATCTGGACCTCGACGTGGCGCGGCCGGTCGATATATTTTTCCAGGTAGAGCCGCGCGTCGCCGAAAGAAGACGCCGCCTCGGAGCGCACCGCCCGGTAGGCCGACGGGATCTCGCGGCTGGAGCGGACCAGGCGCAAGCCTTTTCCTCCGCCGCCGGCGGCCGCTTTCAACATAAAAGGATAACCGACTCGCGTCGCCGCTCTGGCCACTTCTTCTTCGGAGTCGAGAATGTCGGAGCCGGGCACGATGGGGATGCCCGCGGCCT
Proteins encoded:
- a CDS encoding phage integrase N-terminal SAM-like domain-containing protein; the encoded protein is IRTRHYSYMTEKAYVGWIKRFIFFHNKRHPAEMGEAEIAQFLSALAQEKHVSASTQNQALNALLFLYHEVLGKEIGYINGVVRAKRPIRLPVVLTRQEVRSILGCLDGSSERGQVRS
- a CDS encoding helix-turn-helix domain-containing protein; the protein is MEWVKGRLGDGARVEEEKPESRRVFGLGIEPIARITARVYGKPLEELRRKRRGEENEARSMAMYLCRSLGGHRHSEIGKEFGLEKSSSVSLACLRMKVRVGVERKLARESAQN
- a CDS encoding helix-turn-helix domain-containing protein: MREERQRRLEAKGWKIGSVKEFLRLSSEESAYIELKIRLAEGLRERRQRNRLSQGDLAKLLKSSQSRVAKMEAGDPSVSLDLLIRSLLALGISDRELSRIISTSRAA
- the tatA gene encoding twin-arginine translocase TatA/TatE family subunit gives rise to the protein MFGIGMPELILILALALIVLGPKKLPEIARALGKGLSEFRRATDELKDELRQVDLENEPSPKKPHPAETYSTESAESSPSPSAGQAPPADQSERKPG
- the tatC gene encoding twin-arginine translocase subunit TatC; this encodes MKENQASAHLEDARMPLTGHLQELRSCLVKSVLALFVGFAVCYANVEKLFFYLTVPLTRIESPGLTLIGTAVVEAFFTKLKVAFIAGLFIALPVILRQIWRFVAPGLYEHEKRYARNFVFFGTLFFLLGAWFCYSVVFQLGFEFMLRRYEAIQVRPAIRIGEYLSFAAELMLAFGVVFELPVVAYFLTRIGLIDHAFLMRHFRYAVVVIFILAAVLTPPDLVAQVLLTVPLMIIYGVSIGVAYFARKRS
- a CDS encoding arginine decarboxylase, pyruvoyl-dependent, which encodes MVPKKVFFTKGVGVHKEKLASFELALRTAGLAYCNLVLVSSIYPPGCKRISKEEGVKLLRPGEIVFCVYDRESTNEPNRLVAASVGVAIPADDNQHGYLSEHHSFGETDEKAGEYAEDLAASMLATTLGIEFNPDTAWDEREQLFKMSEKIVRTTNITQSAIGNKDGLWTTVFAACVFINDDAPSNNNSSESK
- a CDS encoding biotin/lipoyl-containing protein, producing the protein MAFIARLGEKTYTVEIEEIGKSLYRVAVDGTEFVVDGKKTGLSNYSLIVDNRSFEVDVDIMEDEYRVLVDGRSYHIDLLDERRMRVGGLQSGIQLQGRQNVSVPMPGKVIAVLVSEGDKVERGQGLVIVEAMKMENEVRCPIDGEVKEVRVKTGDALEAGAVLAVVE
- the accC gene encoding acetyl-CoA carboxylase biotin carboxylase subunit, translated to MFKKILIANRGEIAVRIVRCCRELDIETVAIYSEADRESLHVKYADYAYLVGPPPSTQSYLAIDRILDIAKKSGADAIHPGYGFLAENSDFARACEAAGITFIGPSPQVIDEMGDKVKARAIIKAAGIPIVPGSDILDSEEEVARAATRVGYPFMLKAAAGGGGKGLRLVRSSREIPSAYRAVRSEAASSFGDARLYLEKYIDRPRHVEVQILADQHGKVVHLYDRECSIQRRHQKIIEECPAPALDYKARRNIGRIAIQGARAVHYVGAGTLEFLLDRNMNFYFLEMNTRLQVEHAVTERVVGIDMIKAQIEIAAGGYLPWRQRHISPTGHAIECRIYAEDPENDFMPCPGRIEGLRLPEGLGVRNDCGVYEGDEVPIHYDPMIAKLIVWGEDRVEAIVRMRRALREYQIRGIKTNIPFHQWILRHPRFMAGNFNTGFIDEEYRYMRKEEILPHKDIALASAAIAALRREQERTVLLVQRGAAEKSRWRDSGRKTSLRSIPGTPGKGWKS